The Aureispira anguillae genome contains a region encoding:
- a CDS encoding ABC transporter permease, with translation MHTILTVIKKELKDTLRDKKTLFSAIILPALAIPLLLLGVSSLQKNLINKEKEKQLKVVLINAPEAVSAQFQDESITLLASMDLNQAKDSVASEDLDAVLEFAPSFATNIDSFKKGVVNMYYKSTNIMVERRLKEKLDAYEAIVLNQRMEQLNIAKETLTPVQLETINVASAKEQIGKSIGGFIPYIFILFCFMGCMYPALDLITGEKERGTIETLLTVPASRFSILIGKTITIALVGVVASVMTIGGMILALNLGSDIPASFMDSIADMLSLKFILMLFAMLLPLSFFFAGVLSAMVVRTSSFKEAQSYVTPMTFVVIIPALVATMPGVELNWQFALIPILNVALATKEIIAGTIHLGQYITIVFSLIVFATLSVLISYKQFSQEKNVLK, from the coding sequence ATGCATACCATTCTAACCGTTATAAAAAAAGAATTAAAAGATACCTTACGAGATAAAAAAACCTTGTTTTCTGCAATTATTTTACCTGCTTTGGCAATTCCTTTGTTATTGCTAGGGGTTTCTTCTTTGCAGAAGAACTTAATTAATAAAGAGAAAGAAAAACAATTAAAAGTTGTTTTAATCAATGCTCCTGAAGCCGTTTCTGCACAGTTCCAAGATGAGAGCATTACTTTATTGGCAAGCATGGATTTAAATCAGGCCAAAGATTCTGTTGCTAGCGAAGACTTAGATGCTGTCTTAGAGTTTGCCCCTTCTTTTGCTACCAATATTGACAGCTTCAAAAAAGGCGTTGTGAATATGTATTACAAGTCAACTAATATCATGGTGGAACGCCGCTTAAAAGAAAAACTAGATGCTTATGAAGCAATTGTATTAAATCAACGAATGGAACAGTTGAACATTGCTAAAGAAACTTTAACGCCTGTTCAGTTGGAAACAATTAATGTGGCTTCTGCCAAAGAGCAAATCGGAAAGAGCATCGGAGGATTTATTCCTTATATCTTCATTTTATTTTGCTTTATGGGCTGTATGTATCCTGCGCTGGATTTGATTACTGGCGAAAAGGAGCGAGGTACAATAGAAACACTGTTAACAGTACCTGCGTCTAGGTTTAGCATTCTGATTGGCAAGACGATAACGATTGCATTAGTTGGGGTAGTGGCATCTGTAATGACCATAGGAGGGATGATTTTAGCATTAAATTTAGGCAGTGATATTCCTGCTAGTTTTATGGATTCTATTGCAGATATGTTGAGTTTAAAATTCATCTTAATGCTTTTTGCTATGCTTTTGCCATTGAGTTTCTTTTTTGCTGGAGTTTTATCGGCTATGGTAGTCAGAACGAGTAGTTTTAAGGAAGCACAAAGCTATGTTACTCCTATGACGTTTGTGGTGATAATTCCAGCCTTAGTAGCGACTATGCCAGGAGTAGAACTGAATTGGCAATTTGCTCTTATTCCTATTCTAAATGTTGCATTGGCTACCAAAGAAATTATTGCTGGTACGATACATTTAGGGCAGTACATTACGATTGTCTTTTCTTTAATTGTCTTTGCTACTTTGTCGGTGTTGATTAGTTATAAACAATTCTCACAAGAGAAAAATGTTTTAAAATAA
- a CDS encoding ABC transporter ATP-binding protein encodes MIQVEQLSKQYKLTKQQQQELQIQTDSIFAVNNISFVCQPGRVFSLLGPNGAGKTTTLRMIATILKPSKGDVLVSGHSVVQESEAVRRKIGFLTGSTNLYDRLTPSEIVKYFADLYGMSKSEFKERKELLFEQLGINDFLKKRIGQLSTGMKQKVSIARSMIHNPDVVIFDEPTSGLDVITANSIIDLIKNCKQEGKTVIFSSHIMSEVDLLCDDLAIINKGKLIYNNTMDAYRQISSNQSLTETFIQLVNQSSNS; translated from the coding sequence ATGATTCAAGTTGAACAACTTAGTAAACAATATAAATTAACCAAGCAGCAACAGCAGGAACTACAAATACAAACCGATTCTATTTTTGCAGTCAATAATATTAGTTTTGTTTGTCAACCAGGACGGGTTTTTTCCCTACTGGGTCCCAATGGGGCAGGCAAAACAACAACCCTTAGGATGATTGCAACAATTCTAAAACCTTCTAAGGGCGATGTTTTGGTTAGTGGGCATAGTGTGGTACAAGAATCAGAAGCCGTTCGTCGAAAAATTGGTTTTTTGACGGGCTCAACCAACTTATATGACCGATTGACGCCTAGTGAAATTGTTAAATATTTTGCAGATTTGTATGGAATGAGCAAAAGTGAATTTAAAGAGCGGAAAGAACTACTCTTTGAGCAATTGGGCATTAATGATTTTCTCAAAAAACGAATTGGGCAGCTCTCAACGGGAATGAAGCAGAAAGTGTCTATTGCCAGAAGTATGATTCATAATCCTGATGTTGTAATCTTTGACGAGCCTACCTCTGGCTTAGATGTAATTACAGCCAATAGCATTATTGACTTGATTAAAAATTGCAAACAAGAGGGTAAAACCGTTATTTTTTCTTCTCATATTATGAGTGAAGTAGATTTGTTATGCGATGATTTAGCAATTATTAATAAAGGAAAACTTATTTACAATAATACGATGGATGCTTATCGTCAAATTTCTAGCAATCAATCGCTAACAGAGACATTTATCCAATTAGTCAATCAAAGTAGTAATTCCTAG
- a CDS encoding NUDIX domain-containing protein, protein MKKSETKNPWKTLESQVMYDNPWIKVTEHQVINPSGNAGIYGIVSFKNIAIGIVPLDEAYNTWLVGQYRYALGAYSWEIPEGGCLIGKETKLGAAQRELQEETGLVATQWTEILEMHTSNSVTDEVGYAFVAQGLTLGEATPEDTEELQLKKLPFEEAIALCMNGTITDSLSVLALFKTKLLLDQKLL, encoded by the coding sequence ATGAAAAAAAGTGAAACAAAAAATCCTTGGAAAACCCTAGAAAGTCAAGTTATGTATGACAACCCTTGGATTAAAGTTACAGAACATCAGGTCATCAATCCTTCTGGAAATGCTGGAATATATGGAATTGTTTCGTTTAAAAATATTGCCATAGGAATTGTACCTTTAGATGAAGCCTATAATACGTGGTTGGTTGGGCAATATCGCTATGCTTTGGGTGCCTATAGTTGGGAAATTCCAGAAGGGGGCTGCTTGATTGGAAAAGAAACTAAATTAGGAGCTGCACAAAGAGAACTGCAAGAAGAAACAGGATTAGTTGCAACTCAGTGGACCGAAATTCTAGAAATGCATACCTCTAACTCTGTGACGGATGAGGTTGGATATGCTTTTGTTGCTCAGGGTTTAACGCTAGGAGAGGCAACTCCTGAGGATACGGAAGAGTTACAATTAAAAAAGCTGCCTTTTGAGGAGGCAATAGCCTTATGTATGAATGGAACGATTACGGATAGCTTATCTGTATTGGCTTTGTTTAAGACCAAATTGTTATTGGACCAAAAGCTACTTTAA
- a CDS encoding SIR2 family NAD-dependent protein deacylase, translating into MKKKKIVILTGAGISAESGIQTFRDADGLWEGHDVMAVASPQGWAKNKALVLDFYNQRRAQLNTVQPNAAHKALAELEEKYEVCVITQNVDDLHERGGSSRVVHLHGELKKVRSTLDPNLVYDWENDVNIGDKCEKGAQLRPHIVWFGEAVPLIEVATQICEIADIFIVIGTSMQVYPAAGLINYVDTKVPKYFIDPKPAPVEVPNLRVIADKASTGVRTLVDELMK; encoded by the coding sequence ATGAAAAAGAAAAAAATAGTTATACTGACTGGTGCAGGAATTAGTGCCGAGAGTGGTATTCAGACCTTTCGGGATGCAGATGGTTTGTGGGAAGGTCATGATGTAATGGCAGTGGCATCTCCACAAGGATGGGCTAAAAATAAGGCATTGGTACTGGATTTTTATAACCAACGTAGAGCGCAACTAAATACGGTTCAGCCTAATGCTGCACACAAAGCATTGGCAGAGTTGGAAGAAAAATATGAGGTTTGTGTGATTACTCAAAATGTGGACGATTTGCATGAACGTGGTGGCTCCTCTAGAGTGGTACATTTACATGGGGAGCTAAAGAAGGTGAGATCGACCTTGGATCCTAATTTGGTTTATGATTGGGAAAACGATGTGAATATAGGAGATAAGTGCGAAAAAGGAGCACAATTGAGGCCTCATATTGTTTGGTTTGGAGAGGCGGTACCATTAATTGAAGTAGCGACTCAAATTTGTGAAATTGCTGATATTTTTATCGTAATTGGAACTTCTATGCAGGTTTATCCTGCTGCGGGTTTAATCAATTATGTGGATACAAAAGTACCTAAGTATTTTATAGACCCTAAGCCTGCTCCTGTTGAGGTGCCTAACTTAAGGGTTATAGCCGATAAGGCGTCTACAGGGGTGCGTACTTTAGTGGATGAATTGATGAAATAA
- a CDS encoding HD domain-containing protein, with product MWNQDLYLEALIFAGKAHSKQKVPASDMSYVVHITNVAMEVANALVHSNDPNLNGTLAIQCALLHDTIEDTTVTYENIEEQFGQPIADGVLALTKNNSLPKEEQMLDSLKRIVKQGAEVRMVKMADRINNLQAPPAHWDAFKIRRYQKEAQLILDSLGGINPYIEARLSAKIKNYQQYCD from the coding sequence ATGTGGAACCAAGATTTGTATTTAGAAGCACTTATTTTTGCTGGAAAAGCACATAGCAAACAAAAGGTACCCGCTTCGGATATGTCTTATGTTGTGCATATCACCAATGTTGCTATGGAAGTAGCCAATGCGTTGGTTCATTCTAATGATCCTAATCTAAATGGAACGTTAGCGATCCAATGTGCGTTATTACATGATACCATAGAGGATACAACCGTTACTTATGAGAACATTGAAGAGCAATTTGGGCAGCCGATAGCCGATGGCGTTTTGGCTTTGACTAAAAATAATAGCCTGCCTAAAGAAGAACAAATGTTGGACAGTCTAAAACGTATTGTGAAACAAGGGGCTGAGGTTAGAATGGTTAAAATGGCTGATCGAATTAATAATTTGCAGGCGCCCCCTGCGCACTGGGATGCTTTCAAAATAAGACGTTACCAAAAAGAAGCTCAATTAATTCTTGACTCATTAGGGGGCATCAATCCTTATATAGAGGCACGATTGAGTGCAAAAATCAAAAATTACCAACAATATTGTGACTAG